In Rhopalosiphum padi isolate XX-2018 chromosome 3, ASM2088224v1, whole genome shotgun sequence, the genomic stretch ataattaatgtcaGTTTTAACAGAGCTTTAATCTTAATCTTACCATAGTTAAGTATACTTTTTTTAGAACACTCAGCTGTtggtaattcataatttttgtcATTATCACTATCATCAAATaaagctaaaaaataattaaatttatacattattatattataatgtattaattaaaaagtctTACATTTTTCTGAGCTTTCGTCTGTATCATAATATGACAAGTTACTATTTGTGACATCTACTAATTTCAGTGCATtatctttttttacttttttgaaatctatgcaaataaataaatatgtttgataaACTATAAAGGAATGTGATTAAGCacccaaaatatatttaaattaatttagtgttTGAAGaattgtacatacattttaagaaaattatatttaattaaatagctactgcgtataatataataagattgaaattaagatattttagattttttttcactataatcaatattaaatggaGATCATAATTGAACATTaagctaaaatttaattttttttaactgaaaataataattaattttaagtaaaagtagcttattaattttattttaagatagttttaaatttaacttatagttaattttagttaaatacagATCatctttaaaaactaaaagaattTCTATTAGGTACATAGTTACAGTAAAAAGTTTACTTAGTTGTTCAGATGAGCTTTTAGATGATAAACTAatatcttttctttttttttcacttgtatggttatttgttttagttttcTTATCTTCTATATCTGATAAATCCGAAGTATACATGGCTAATCTTACTTTTTTTACAGCGTCAGCTAAGGAacctaaatttttaaacatataacaattagaattatatatcaatataaacactaataataaaatcCATTATATTCAGGGGCGAAcgcaggggggggggggggggggtttagGGGTTTAAACACCCCCCGAAATAgtaggtacaaaaaataaattatctgacctacaaatgtattactaataatatctcaaaaaaattcaaataacttattagttattaaaaagtttCCCTTCTCCCGTGGTTTGTAAATTAATGGATACAGAAAAATCagcaataaaatgtatgataatgcAGTTTCGAAGTGAGTATGAcagtatgttataacttattaataactgaTCGACATCGAAGGCCGCCAATCCGATGATGTACGTAATGTTGACAGACGACGAGTGTAATTGCCGTCTACCGGAAATTCGCAATGACCCGTcttatctagattctagattGTTTCAGAAATTGTATCATtgttcaataatcaatataatattcaataatataccaCACCGTCAACGGACGTCGAACACGACATATTATCTCGCATTCTCGCTGTACCGCTATTCACTAAAGTATTGATTGTCGACTGTAGTTGTATACTCGTGTTTCGTATTATAGCCTGTATTGCTATATTAAAGACGTAATATTAAAcgcaaatattaaaagtatattaaaaattaaaaatgagttcaattttaaagtattttaaatcagacaataaaaatactacCTCAGTTTCGAATGTTTCGATTGATGTAGATTCAGATGAATCGTCCGTAGGCAGTCCACCAATAAAAAGATTGATGTCGCAATTTGACGCAGATCGTAATATGTGAGTTTTTGActttttgcaataataatattatattattgttatttgttatatattttatttatagatttttccgAATGATATTGCAAATTTTTGTCGTAAGCAATTGAATgacattgaaaaatatgaaGTTCTTGTGCATAATTGGATACCTGATGTAGACTTCAAGTTTCCTACTTCTGGCAAacgaaatttgaaatttcaacaTTCTTGGTTACGCTCATTTGTGTGGTTGGTGTATTCTGCTGCAGAAGACGGAGCTTATTGCCGTTATTGTGTTTCATTTGGATCAAATTCTGTTGGTAAAGGGGCTCATCAGAACACAAATTTATTGGTTCAGACTACGTTTCAAGATTGGAAGAAAGCACTTGAAAAATTTAGAgaacaccaaaaaaaaatatatcaccttGACGCCATGGAGGATGGACAAAATTTTAAGTTGATTTACGAAAAACGGAAGAGTGACGTGATCAGCGAAATTGACAAAGGGCGAAAAATACAACAACTCGAAAACAGACATAAGTTAATTCCGATCGTCCGAGCCGTTTTGCTGTGTGGCAGGCAAGGATTACCATTAAGAGGTCATCGAGATCAGGGCTCTTTATCATTGAAAATGCCGGTAGAAAACGACGGGAATTTCAGAGCGTTACTTCGTATTATGCCTTAGACAACGGCGATCAAGCTTTGGCCAATCATTTAAATACTGCGGCTGCAAATTCAACGTATTTAAGCTTTCGTattcaaaatgaaataattgatGCAGCAGGGAAACAAATAACGACGAATATTGTGCAACGTGTAAACAAATCTAGATATTTTTCTGTCATTGCTGACGAAAGTACGGATGTGAGTGGCATTGAACAGTTTTCAATATGCGCTCGATTTGTCGATAAAATGGATGAATACAAAATTCGAGAAGACTTTTTGTGCTTTATCCCTGTTGAGGTCGTTACCGGAAAGGGGCTTGCAAATACGTTGCTGACCACGATGGAGAACATTGGCATAAACCTGGCCAATATGAGAGGGCAAGGtatgtgttaatatttattagattctaactttatatatataatagtttatgttatattttctttataaaactGTTTAGGCTATGATGGGGCGCGTGCAATGAGCGGAAAATTCAGCGGATGTGCTGCCAAAGTTCGAGAACTATATCCGGAAGCTATTTACGTCCACTGTgctaatcataattttaatttggctATTACACATGCGTGCAGAATATCGTCCATCCGAAATTGCATAGGCACAATTAAAGAGGTTGTAAATTTCTTTCGTCTATCCAATAAGGCAGGTctagttttaaaacaaaaaattcaagAGTCTTGCCCAAGTGCGAAGCAAACACGTCTTCTTAAATTCTGCGAAACGAGATGGGTTGAGCATTTGAACTCACTCAGTTTGTTCAACGATGTATATGAACATATCTGCTTATCATTAGAGTACCtggatgaaaataattttaaaaccatcggAGTCAAACCTCATGCCCTGCTTGCATCGATAAAAACCCCTCAATTTATTATGGCTTTAACAGTAGTAAAGCCGATTTTCAGCATAATGAAAAATCTCAGTGTGTTTTTACAAAAGGAAGATTGTGATCTTAGCTTATGCATTGATTATGCAAATAACGTATATGATGAAATCAATGAGATGCGTTGTGATTCGGAGTTGAAATTCAAAAGTTTGTATGCAGCAGCAAAAGAAATGGCGGACAAAATGGATATTAATTTAGCACCCCCGCGGAATATTGGAATACAAAAGAACAGAGACAATTATGAAGGCGGTCCAGAGGAATATTTTCGTCGGTCCATTTTTCATCCTTTTTTGGACCACTTATTAATGgagttaaaaataagatttcttGAACACCGGGAACTAttgtcaaaaattcaaaatattcttcCAACTAAGTGTTCTGAGCTGAATACAAAAGAAATCAGTGAAACAGTGAATACTTTTGCAAAAGAATGGCCAAATGACATCAAGGGATCTACTGATGATTTTATAGCTGAGATGACCATGTGGCACaggtaacaaaatattaaatttcttatacataaaaatattttttgtgatctatattaaaacataaaatgattaaaatgcaTTGTTGTTTCAGACATTGTTTAAATATGTCAAAGGATAAACGGCCTAGAACATTTATTGAGACTCTCATCAATTGTAATTCTGCATTGTATCCATCAATACACACATTTTTGCAGATTGGTGCAACTCTACCCGTTTCTGTGGCAACAAGTGAACAGTCTTTTTCTTGTCTTCGAAGATTAAAAACATATCTGCGCAACAGGACTGGTGATGAGCGATTAAATGGATTGATGCTATTAAACTTATACAGAGACGTGGAAGTAACTTGTGATGAAGTCATTGATATAATGTCCAAAAAACCAAGACGCATAGAtctcgttttataatttaaattgacaaattttaataattagttattattataattattagttattatctataatattatttaatatgtagtatgtatttttattatgtaatttagtgactaaaataaaatatagaaaagtgTAACAcagtatgaataatatgatatttatgaataagtacctacttcaaaacccccccgaaattttttccTGCGTTCGCCCctgattatattaatgatatttattattttacataataggaCACATCaaaatacttacttatattattagcCAGAACACGGCAGCtgaaatatgaaaaatcaaATTCATTTGGCTTTGCTCTATTATTCCTTAATCTATCAGCTGTTGAGTCATTGTTTGGCCAAGCAcatttggatttatttttatttaaccaatGTGTTGGAATTGGTTCAACAGAGTTATCAGCATCAAAGTGAACTATTGACCACATATTTATGCTGTGAAGCGGGtagaatcattttataattaaaactgtcagtgtaataatattgttacagtgTAACGGGTAGTGTATTTATGTGTAaagaacaatataaaatataataataggtatatagataggtatttaaGAATTTGAGGATAAGAAATCAAACTCAAAGCCTCTTCTTTAGGtgtttattggaaaaaaaatagtacctatacctatccaattaaaaatgttttgttaagcattgtaagtatattaaaaattaaaataggtaataaaaattttgttgggtaaaatatgtacataatattatagactaaaCTATTgataggtataaaattaaaattataagtaaaacttaattattaaaatgaataattggaTAAGCTATCATGCAATTTAAATCATGAGCttttaaaatcatgtatttGGTAATTACATCGTCAATATTCCAAACACTAAGTTGTTTAGAAAAATGATTTACTTTGAAAATTCCTAATTTTTCACTCTTTATAGGTTTGGTAAAAAAGTTGTCCattctttcaatttttttacctaataaaacattttttttcaactccTGAGAATAGCATACATTTACAACTCTAACAATACTTAAAATTCCATTTAATTTCACTCCAACAAAAGAGTCAGCATTAGAGtccacattaattttaattttgtctaacacaacaattttatattgagGAGAAGAAGTATGTGTGATTAAAGGCCCTTTGTTATGTAACTGTTTGAATTGAACTGTTTCTTTTAAATGTGTAGAAGAGTCTGTGGGTAGAATATATTTAGAACGCTCTTCATACCTTCTAACAACCTGCTGAAGAGGTTTATCACTTTTACgaaccatttttttaaatggctcatgtaattttcaaacttaaaacAACTAATATTATCTAGCATACCATAATTTTGATAATcatcatacaaattaattaacccGTGGATGTTGTGTGATATAAAATGATCACCATATAATAATCCGAAATTTTTGACAAAGTCAAACATTAATGATTTAGCATATGTGGCTAGATGATTGTAATTTGGACTTAGAAATATTGTCATGGCTACATTCAGacataaaaaattttgaaatatttgctTCGACACAATAGAATGAATAATTACAGGACcaacatacaataaaaaaaagccTAAATTCAGTGGCCTTCCACCTTGGTAGTTCATCTAATGATCTTGGTTTTCGCACAAAGTCAAGgggaatatcattttttaatgacaaaagacattcagacatttttttaattaatccagGACTTAATTTCTGTTTATTTGCATCTCCTCGACCAATATTATCACCTTTCCATAACATTAGCATTTTTTTCATTGTGCCAAGGCATACAGCATGCATGTAGTCCAAAGAAAATTGTTGGACAACATCAATACcaggaatatttaatatttctgtgATATTACCATCAGTGCTATGATATTGTCTTTGAACTTTATTTACAAAATCTACATGAGTTCTTTTTGAGCATTTTAATTCAGGAAAGCAAACCCGTCTCAATACATATTTTCCTTGTACTGTACATCTGTTACATGAGAAAAATCCTGTATGAGATTTTGTTTTCAGTAAAAATGCCTTAGCTGGTGCATCACAACAAAAACTGTCAATGGCAACTTTTTTATGAACTGTTTTTAACCCTTAAATTGACACTATATGAATTAATTGTGTGAAAATATTCAACTCATATTTTTCTTACTATATAAGAGTCCTAGAATccaaatttgaagaaaaaaaatttttttttcaaaccaattttgaaatataagttGTATCTCTGGGGATACATTATCAAAATACccttattttatacatgtatctGACAAGATACATTTTCAAGATCaagattaaatatgaaaaaggtTCTAACATAGTATAAAAACactgataaatttttattttaataaactttgttttattttgaaaaactataacaaattataaataataaactgactattaaaaaaaattaattatttataaattaacaaaaaataaaataaaacataaatatatatatatatatatatatatatgtatttatattataacaataacaaacagtctttgtaataatttgttattcacCAGTCTtttggttaaatttaaatatttagaaggtttaaaattaatatataaaatatgatgctCTATAACAACaaagtataagtaatatactttaaaatattaataaaaagtattatattatatataataatacttataaaaaaggAACCATTTAGAAACTATTTGTAATGAAACTGTTGAAAACAGTTTCGTCCTTCAATCAAACACAATCTTACATTGcatttcaaacatattattgaaGTTTGACCAGCTGAGCAATGGCGACATCTACCTTTTTTGGTAAAGGTAGGACAGTGATCTGTTTTATCATATCTTATTTCAGTATACGGTCTTGGAGCTATTTCATGTCGAATTTTTTTAACAGGAAAATTACTATTTTCCAAAGCTGGCCTACGCCCTAGCCGAGGTTTGTCCTTACTAGTTAGGGCAACTGCAATTTCATGTCGAAATTCTTTGAgccttttttctttttctttatgCAGTTCACAATCTCTACGGTATAGTAGCCAAGCATTGTTTACAGATATATCAAGcatttgagaaaaaaaagaCATATACCATTTATGAGACTTTAAACCAGTTCTGTACAATGCAACTAACATATCTGCTAAATCGACACCACCCATGTGGGTGTTATATTCTTTAACTATATTAGGGTATGGAACAGGCACCCTTTTTTTTGCATCTTTTGAATATCACTGTATAATGTTAGTGTTCGATTTACTTTCCTGTGTATAGGAACTGGCTAAACTAACTACCTTATTATCAagccattttaaaattataacttttttggaTTTATCACAAAGGTATTCATAAGTGCCTCTTGGTTGTTTCATTAACTTTTTATCTTCAATTAGAGGACATCCTCGTAGATGCTGTTTTCTAATAGTGCCTAAACTTAATATACCAAACTCAGATCTCAAGTAGCTTATTAACTCAGGAGtagtaaaaaaattgtcaaaatatataacactcATTGGTTTATCTGGTATTGATATCGATAGTGCAATGACCACTCTTGGTCCTAAGCCAAAATAACTCATTTCACGAGGAGAAAAAGTTATACCACGAAAAGTACAGTCACCAGAATAGACTAAAAAATCATAAACCATGCCATCTATGCCTGCcctaacaaacattttataacccCATTTTTTAGGTTTGTTTTTCATATATTGTTTTCTAGATCCTGCCTTTTTGCCTTTGTAAGGGATCATCATTTCATCAACAGAAAATCTTTTACCTTGTGGTACAGATAAACAATTGTTACGAATTATGTTTAAGAGCTTGCGAACTTTAAAAAATCTATCAAAATCATCAGGGCAAGTATTATCACAAAAATGAAGACATCTCATAAGTTGTTGATATCTACGCAATGACATTACATTTGAAACTTGTCCATATTTTGTAGATGGAGCCCAGTAGTCAGTATATGCAGGCATTTTTACTATTCccattattaatgaaataccaACCAAgtcttttatttctttaatatttgttCCCAACATTTTGTCAAATTTTTGAAAACAGTATAAATTGGACTGTTCAACGATTAGTTCAAATAcatcattagaaaaaaaaattaaaaaatattctaaaggaGATTTGACATAACTATTAGTTGGATAAGATTGTATTATTGGTATATCAACACTAAACTTTTCACTAGTGcattttttccatttaaaatcaaaatgctTTAATGGTACTTTCTTGTTTACTTGAGTTGGATTTGAAAGACAAATATTAGGGCTAATAAGTTGGTCTGTAGGGGTAGGAAGAGTAACAGGAGtagatgatttaaataatctttttgACCGCCTAGAACCAGATGATTCAGTTCCTGATATATTtgaaatagaattattattagatgTTGGAGTTGCAGGAAGTTCAATAACTAATGGTACTTCTAGATTCTGCTGTATTAAATCCTCACCTACTGTTTCAAAGTCTCTTTCAAATTCTtcattcaacattttattatactcctaaaatgtttattaaaatttataataattaaaaaatacatagatatatgACTAAAATCATACAAGTAATTACTTCATCAACTAAATCCTCATCTAAAATCTCTAAGAGATGATCAATTTCTAAAGGATCAACTTCAAGTTCATCATCTTCCTCACTAGACCCACTATCTAATGGAGGATTTATAAGCGCTAACATCTTTTTACTTCTTGAAAACAtgattttagttaataaaaatatctgaaatttataaataagtgatattcattattcaacattcaaaaaaaaaaaatatatatctgcagtacttataattattatgtactacatttgatacctacatacattatgatgttttggtttataaaatataactactgaAATAATGAATTTGTATCTTGTGagatacaatacaaaaataagggaattaataatttgtatcttCAGGGATACATTAAGTATAATGCGTTGGGAAACTTTAAATACTGCATGAAAACGaatatagtttgtataataatgatctTTAGACTTACCTTAActaatattgctataatataacTCCTTCTGAGCacagaacttaaaaaaaaatgaaaatgaaaatacaaaatttttcacatattgtttatttgtgaTATGACTGAAATCAAATGATCTCATCACTCAGCACTGTATACATTTTCCctccaaaaaattattttacaaaatcaagTTAAGGGTTAAAGTGTTATCAATTATAATGTCTACATAAATTCCATTGATTATTAAGCTACTAATTTCATCAAcaaaatctttaataaataaattgccaTCAACTGGTTTATTGTACCCCCAATATATTCCAATGAGAAATACAGTTTCAATATTTTGTCTAATGTAGCCTAATATAGGCCAAAAACAACTACCAGAGCTTTTTGTTAATGGCAAACCATCAACTCCTATAACTAATTTAATGGTTTCATCAGAAAAATGtttgtctatatattttttaatgctacTAGCCACTCCAAAATGATAGTAAATACCCGGTGCAAT encodes the following:
- the LOC132924023 gene encoding zinc finger MYM-type protein 1-like — translated: MRCDSELKFKSLYAAAKEMADKMDINLAPPRNIGIQKNRDNYEGGPEEYFRRSIFHPFLDHLLMELKIRFLEHRELLSKIQNILPTKCSELNTKEISETVNTFAKEWPNDIKGSTDDFIAEMTMWHRHCLNMSKDKRPRTFIETLINCNSALYPSIHTFLQIGATLPVSVATSEQSFSCLRRLKTYLRNRTGDERLNGLMLLNLYRDVEVTCDEVIDIMSKKPRRIDLVL